A stretch of DNA from Bos taurus isolate L1 Dominette 01449 registration number 42190680 breed Hereford chromosome 25, ARS-UCD2.0, whole genome shotgun sequence:
ttttttaattttattaattcgtttttggctgtgctgagtcttcgctgctgcacgcaggctttctctagttgcagcaagcaggggctgcgctctagttgtggtgcgtgggtttCTCGTGTGCTGgtttcttgtggagcacaggctctaggcaggtGGGCTTCGGTAGTCGCAGCTCAGGCTCTAGAGTgttaggctcagtagttgtggtgcatgggcttagttgcccctcagcgtgtggaatcttcccggaccagggattgaacccatgtcccttgcattcttaaccactggacaagtTAACCACTTAGGCAAGTTCCCTAAGCTACTATCTGTCTCTAAGGACTTGCCTGTTCTTGACATTTATGTAAACGGAATCATACAATATGAATTTTTTCAAGATTCACTCACGTATCagtacttccttcctttttacgACTGGATACTACGCcacttggggtttcccaggtggctcagaggttaaagcatctgcccgcaatgtgggagacctgggttcaatccctgggttgggaagattccctggagaaggaaatggcaacccactcagtattcttgcctggagaatcccatgggtggaggaccctggtgggctacagtccacggggtcgcaaagagttggacacgactgagcgacttcacttcacttcactactcCACTGTCTAGATTATATACCATACTTGATTCAACCTATTCATCActtgaaggacatttgggttgtctgcactttttggctgttatgaatagcGGTGCTATGAACACAGTACAAGCTTTCAAATGGATGTATTTTATTGGGTGTGTACTACagaatggaattgctgagtcatgtgggaactctgtttaaccttttgaggaactgccaggctgtcttccatagtggctgcaccattttacattcccatcagcagtctAAAGATTCTAATTTCTCCATCTCCTTACCAACAATcgtcattttgtattttaaatagagCCATTCTATACGCTGTAGGTAAGGTTAGGATTAGAGTTCAGGCTGGGGTTTTTGATTACAGCCATCTTAGTGAGTATGATGTGCTatcttttttggttttgatttgcatttccctaatgagtacggagaaggcaatggcaccctactctagtactcttgcctggaaaatcccatggacagaggagcctggtgggctgcagtccacggggtcacgaagaattggacacgactgagcgacttcactttcacttttcactttcatgcattggagaaggaaatggcaacccactccagtgttcttgcctggagaatcccagggacggcggagcctggtgggctgccgtctatggggtcgcacagagtcggacacgactgaagtgacttaccttaccttacctaATGAGtaatgatgctgagcaccttttcacgtgtttattggacattttatgatttctttagaGGAATGTCTATGAAAGTACTTTGCCCAGTTTTCAGTTAGCTGTCTCTTCTTGACttgtaagatttttttatattttggatcaGTCCCTGATccgatatatgatttgcaaatgttttctctcattcttgGGAGACTATCTAAGTTTAAGATATGacataaagctacagtaataaagcctgtgtgattttggtgaaggatAGACACATAGGTCAGTGGAATAAAAGAAAGAGTAGAGAAATAGATGTGCAGAAATATGTGCAATTAATGTGCAATTAATCGCTTACAAATAAGTTAGAGAAGGCAGTTCAATAGAGGAAGTATagtgttttcaacaaatggtactggatAAATTGGACACTCATAggtaaagagaaaatacaaacaaCCCAGGACCTAAGCCTCATACCTTAAACAAAAATGATCTCAAAATAGATCACAGACCAAAGTGTAAAACATAAACTCTGAAATACTCTGAAAGTCTTAGATGAAAACACTTAGATAAAGGCTTTGTGACTTGGGATTAGGCAAAGAATTCTCAGGCATGACTCTAAAAACATGAATCCTAAAAGAAAAACttgataaattagacttcatcaaaaaataaaactctggCTCCGCAAATGATACTATTAAGAGGATGAAATGACAAGCTACAAActagaaggaaatatttgcaaagtgcATATCTGACAAATGATTGCATCCAGAATACATACagaactctcaaaattcaacagTAAGAGGACAAACAACCCCATTTTAAAATGGTCAAAATACCAGGAGAGATATTGCAGCGAAGAGAAAACCTGGATGGCAAACAAGAGTGTGAGAAGACGCTCCACGTCACTGGCTGTCAAGGAAATGCAGACTGAAGCCAGTGCGCCATACGGCCCCAAAACATCACAACAGCCAACGTGTGGAAGTGTTGACAAAGACACAGAGCAGCTAGGACTTTTGCTGggtggaatgcaaaatggtgaaGCCACTCCGGAAAACAGATTAGCAGTTTCCTACtaagttaaacatacacttagCACAATCCTACTCCTAGATATGGTAttatcccagagaaataaaaatacatgtttacATAAAGACCTAcacaagaatgttcacagcagctttactTGTAATAACCCCAAACTGGGAAAAACCCACACATTTGAGTGGGAGAATGAATGAACATTACTACCACGGAGTACTGTTCTGCAGTAAAAGGAAACCAACTATTGATACGGGCAATAACATGCATGTATCTCAAGAATATTATGCTGAGAAAGAAGCCAGTCCTGAAAGATGACATGCTGTATGTTGACAAGCTGTATATTTCCATTTACAGGACATTGTTAAAAGAGACAGAAGTACAGTGGTGTCAGTTTAGGGGATAGAGGAAGATGAGGCTGCAAAAGGGCAGCCAGTGGGAGTTTTGGGGGTGATAGAGCTGTGTGTCCTGATTGTGGGTGAGGTTACACAAATCTATACACGTGTCAAAATTCACAGAGCAGCAtactaaaaaaaatcaattgtattgtaggttgaaataaaattgaaaggcATATCTGCCTCACTTTGTTTAAGTTATGACTTGGTGAGCAACACTGCAGAACCTAAAATCACACGATATTAGAAGGATTCTCTTCTGTTTACTTGCCACTTCCCCAGCTTTTCAGAAACCAGCCAGTACCTCCCTCTTCAGGGCCCACCAGGCAAGACCATGCATTGTTTTCTTGGAGGAAACCCAGGGATTCTAGAGCCAGTGTGTGCATTGGGCAGGGGGGAGGTGTCATGTGGGTCCAGCCACAGCCTAGTCCAGCAGTAATGGGGCCAGCAGGGGCACGGGCCAGCCGGAAACCGGACAGTGTATGGGCAGTCCTCTGGCTTCTCCCATTCTGGGATTCTGAAATGGACAAGAAAGTGCAGCGCTGGGCTGCAAACGCAGGATGACCTCCTGGGCTGACTGGGCCCCTATCTCCCCTGGAGTCTGGTCAGGCCCAGCAAGGGTGGCCGGAGTGATAGCCCCTCACCCTAccaagcccaccaggccctgacCACCCATGGTCACTGGATCTGATAAGAGATCCACACCCacggccccctcccctcccccaacaatgACCACAGAGTGGCCCCCACCCTGGTTTCACGTATATAAGCGGACCCTGGGGACTGAGCACCAGGACGCCAGTTCTCAGCGCGCCCAGTTCCGGCTCAGCCGCCACCATGTCTCTGACCAGAGCTGAGAGGACCATCATCGTGTCCATGTGGAGCAAGATCTCCACACAGGCGGACCTCATTGGCACCGAGACCCTGGAGAGGTGAGCACCAGGTGGGCTGGGATGGAGCCTGGAGGGGACCGTGTAGGTCAGTGAGGAGGGTGAGTGAGGAGGGTGAGTGAGGAGGGGTCATTGAGGAGGGGGTCACTGAAGATGGTCAGTGAGGAGGGTCAGTGAGCATGAGCAGGTGAGGAGCGTCTCGGGGgtcagaggcaggaggaggaggtgatggGGGCGGTCTGAGGGTCACCTGTGTCTCTCGGGGCCCAGCACCCAGGTCCCCACAATCACGTggacggagggagggagggaaggaaggaatgacTTGGAGACGGGCGGTCAGGGTGAGGTGGCCAGGCAGTACTGAGCAGCGGCTACCGCAAGAGTCACCCAGAGCGGTCACTAACTCGCCCGCCCGCCCGTAGGCTCTTCTCCTGCTACCCGCAGGCCAAGACCTACTTCCCGCACTTCGACCTGCACACGGGCTCCGCGCAGCTGCGCGCGCACGGCTCCAGGGTGGTGGCCGCCGTGGGCGACGCGGTCAAGAGCATTGACAACGTGACGAGCGCGTTGTCCAAGCTGAGCGAGCTGCACGCCTACGTGCTGCGCGTGGACCCGGTCAACTTCAAGGTGGGCGCGGGGCCCCGGGCGCGGGTTTCGGGGCCGGGGCCCCGGGGTTGGAGGAGGTCTCGGTGGGCGGGGTCTCGGGGCGGGGCGAGGCCTCGGGGCGGGGCTGCTCCCTGGGCCGGGGTCCCGGAGAGCGGGGCGAGGTCGCGGAGGCGGAGCTTCGTCCGGGCCGCCAGCGCTGACCGCTCTCCCTCCCGCCCCAGTTCCTGTCTCACTGCCTGCTGGTCACGTTGGCCTCGCACTTCCCCGCCGACTTCACGGCCGACGTGCACGCCGCCTGGGACAAGTTCCTGTCGATTGTATCCGGCGTCCTGACGGAGAAGTACCGCTGAGGCCGCCGCAGTACCCCCAGGACGGAATGGGCCCCCAGATGCTCTAAGGAGTCTCACACCCCACCCCACGCCTTCCCCGAGACGGGCCAATAAACGAATTAACGTCCACTTTGTCTCTGTGGTCACTGGGCCActgtgggtgggggtggcagaGGTGGAGGGAGGATGCAGGGCCTGCCTGGGTTACATGGGAGGCCTGCAGGCATCCTTGCACTGACCCCCTCTGTCTGAGGGCAGAGATCAGATCGGCTCCCTGTAACCTGGGGGGAGCACTTTCTCTTCTGCAGAAAGGGCGCCTCTAGGCCTTTacttggggatggggtgggaggcaaTGCTGGAACCCAGCTGGCCCCTCTGGCTGTCTCTGGGGCTTCTGATGGTATACTCTCTTCTTCTGGAATTTATACTGTTTCCTGGTTTATGCCTGATTTCAGTAAGAGGAGTACtgaatatattcattcattcatccacccattcatTGCTCCATTAAGCAATCATTTATGAGCCCGTAAGAGGcccaagcagagaaggcaatggcaccccactccagaactcttgcccggaaaatcccatggatggaggagcctggtaggctccagtccatggggtcgctaagagttggacacaactgagcaacttcactttcacttttcactttcatgcattggagagggaaatggcaacccactcaagtattcttgcctggagaatcccagggacagaggagcctagtgggctgccctctatggggtcgcacagagtccgacacgactgaggcgacttagcagcagcagcagcagcagcaagaggccCAAGAATATTTCTAGGCCACGCATACGACCACTTAAACCAGCAAAGCTCTTGACTGGTGGAGCTGACAGTCTAGTGGGGGATACAGATCAGACACGGAAAAGGGAAAGAGGTTCAACCTTGCTCATAACAAGAGAAATGCAAAGTAACACTAAAAATTTCACTGGGATCATTTCTCACCTACTTGATAAACAAAAAGCCAAGACTTTGACCATACTCTGCTGGCGGCCCCCCACAACGTGGCTGGGAGTagaacacagatgtatagagccACTGGGGCAGCTGAGTCTGCTATAGTCTGGAAAACAGTCCAGAGTGATTCAACGACAGAACAAACCATGAACATCCACACCACAAGGAACTGGGAacggaaaaaaaaatgacaatttctTACAATGATTGTGACATGATAGCCAGGATTTacagagttaaaaagaaaaagaagtgaaaaagtaGATTGGTGTATGTATAACATGATTTCTTTTCCGTGAGGAGGGGAAATTCAAGTATGTGTGGGCACACATGCATGTGAGTTCACACATGCACAGAGTTCATTGACCTCTGTGTGCCCTTGCAGGTGCTCATCTGTtagtgtgtgtttgcatgttttTGCAAAAAGCAACTATGGACAGATAAACTGGAAATGATTACACATGGCAACGTGAATGGGGTTGAAGGCGTGCTCCTCCAAGCCTAACTCTCTTCACTCTCTTGACCTTGAATCATGTTAAATcatcaaaaagaaattttaaaagagcaaaaaataaaaccatcaaaATAAGAATATAAGTTACATGAAACTGGTTGAGGATGTAGGAATCtaacaatcagaaaaaaagaactattcCAAGTGACTTGTGAACATAATACCCTGGCTGTGCAAAGAATCTCTAATATCCAATAACTTATTGTTATTACAACACAGATACTGTGAGTTCgtaatcttatattttaaaacattttcaaactgTCAAAAAgcaactgtaaaaataagacaaagatggagaaatagGAGTGACTGCtagtgggtatggggtttcttcAGGGGATGATGGAAATACTCTAAAATTGTAATAgttgcacaattctgtgaatgTATTAAAAATGAACTGTTATGTTTTAAGTGGGTGAATTGGATGGCATGGGAATTAtgtctcagtcagtcagttcagttcagttgctcagtcatgtccaattctttgccacaccatggactgcagcacgccaggcctccctgtccatcatcaactcccagagtttactcaaactcatgtccattgagtaagtgatgccatccaactgcctcaccctctgtcatccccttctcctcccaacttcaatctttcccagcatcagggtcttttcaaatgagtcagttcttcacagcaggtggccaaagtattagagtttcagcttcaacatcagtccttccaatgaatattcaggactgatttcctttaggatggacaggttggatctccttgcagtctgagggactcttaagagtcttctcctacaccacagttcaaaagcatcaattcttcggtgctcagctttctttatagtccaactcgcacatccatacatgactactggaaaaaccatagccttgactagatggacctttgttggcaaagtaatgtctctgctttttaatattctgtctaggttggtcatagcttttcttccaaggagcacacatcttttaatttcagggctgcagtcaccatctgcagtgattttggagcccccaaaataaagtctgtcactgtttcccctactatttgccatgaagtgatggaaccggatgccgtgatcttagttttctgaatgttgagctttaagccaactttttcactctcctctttcactttcatcaagaggctctttagttcttcttcgctttctgccataataaaCCTACAAAATATGCTAAGAAGACAAAACTTCCAAATATTCATCAGGATTCCCCAGTTTACAACTTGCCTTCACTTGCTCTTCCTTTCTGAGTCGCTTGAGAGTAGAATGCAGGCATGACTCCCTTTAATACTCTCAGCATCCCTAAACACCTGTAGATTTCCTgaagtcaaccagaacacttaccTGGACAGCCAGAGAACTACCACCAAAATCACGAGAttgtgaaatgaaagttgctgagtcacgtccaactctttgcaaccccatggactgtagcttgccaggctcccctgtccatggaattgtccaggccagaatactggagtgggttgccgtttccttctccagggaatcttcctgaccccagcatcaaacccaggtctcctgaattgcaggcggattttttaccatctgagccgctgGGGCACCTGCATAGGCAGGTGATTAACCTGCCACCAAAGTCAGGAGATTAACACCAGTCCAAAGCCATCAACACAGATCTCATCACACACTGTCCTTCCCAAGAATGGCCTTTACTTGTCAACATCAAATTTCTCGTTTAGTCTTCTTCAGCCTGGCTCTTCAGTCTATCTTTGcatgatcttcatgtttttgTGGACATTttggggtttttaaaaaatatttgctattttatttatttggttgcttagttgcagcatgtgggatctagctccctgatcagagatcaaacctgggccccctgaactgggagtgcagagtcttagtcactggaccaatttagggaagtccctgaattgtGGGGGGTTTTTTTTCTTCAATGTCTTAATATGAAAAGAGTTGAGTATGACATTGTCGGACAGAAGAATGAATATTTTGCTGAATAAAAGCCCCAAGTCAGGATACATGCACAGCAGAAATGGGGCCAGGCTCCCAGCACTTGTGTATAATTAAAGAAggaatttttaacttaaaaaagtcAGTAAAAGAGGATACAGATGAAAAAGGCAGCAACAACACCAACACTGGAAAAGCGGGAAAGGGAGCAAGCTTCTCTCGGGGGCTTGCCCGGAACTGGAGAGCTGATCGGTCTCAGGGAACTTCAACATTTGGATGGACTCTAAACGCAAACCTAATCTCTCCAATCAGGGTCTTGTCAGAACCAGTAATCCTTTTCCCTGAGAccctatataaagaactcctgtCCTCCCATGACAGGGAGCCTAAGCAAAGAACCCTCACTTTTGACACCACTTGGGATAGATATTGGGCCCCAGCAAACAAACCACCACCTCCCAGACAGAAGCCCAGGAAAGTTGCCATGCTCAAGAAGTTGCTTCAGACTCTAAGATTTGGGAAATCTACATCAGCTGCTAGCTTAGCTTCTGGGGAGGATGTTGGGGTTCCAACATCCTGATGCCCTTTCTAACCACTGGGAGGTACCTATAAAATGACCCACTCCCACCCTTCAGGAAGTTACCTGGCCATGGCGAGTCTCCCCCAGCTCTCAAGCCACCAAACCTGCAAAACTAACCCATAAAGTAGCAAGGGCTTGAGGAGGCAGAACTGCTGGCCCAGCCCATACTGCCTTACCTACTGGTGAGCAAAGACCAGCAGCTAGATTGGGGAGCCACAAAGGAGGGGGTCTAGGCAACAGGATCCCCCTACTACCCCACGGCTTTCTCCTGACTCTGAAGCAGCCATGATGACGGGCCCAGAAAACCCACACACCTCACTCCACACGACAGACAGCTTAGACCTCAGAATTACTGCCATGAAGAGCAACAAGGTCTCTCTTTGTTTAAAGTACAACAAGGGAAACTCTCGAGAAAATTGGGAATGGGCCTGGAGAAAATAAGAGCTTAGACGTCTCTGCCACCTTTCCGAAAGGAAAAAGTTCATGCAAGTAGGAAAGTCAGGGTCTTTCCCTGCTTTGTGTTCCTGGCTAAACTCAAGActaagaaaatcccctggacttGCAGCCTCAGTAAGTATACAAGTGCCCCACCAG
This window harbors:
- the HBZ gene encoding hemoglobin subunit zeta, coding for MSLTRAERTIIVSMWSKISTQADLIGTETLERLFSCYPQAKTYFPHFDLHTGSAQLRAHGSRVVAAVGDAVKSIDNVTSALSKLSELHAYVLRVDPVNFKFLSHCLLVTLASHFPADFTADVHAAWDKFLSIVSGVLTEKYR